The Pseudomonas sp. G2-4 genome window below encodes:
- a CDS encoding cupin domain-containing protein — translation MPLITLKKDIQLSDLDAWGSVADLGSQILEGEVKAFGKMTFGAPTDAVSSAYFGTTQGKFRMVYPFAEQATVVTGEVVLTDEATGQSTRYKAGDSWFVTKGTPVLWEVVSESFVKHYFAVV, via the coding sequence ATGCCCCTCATCACCCTCAAAAAAGACATCCAGCTGTCCGATCTGGACGCCTGGGGCTCCGTCGCCGACCTGGGTTCGCAAATTCTCGAAGGCGAAGTCAAAGCCTTCGGCAAGATGACCTTCGGCGCGCCGACCGATGCCGTGAGCAGCGCCTACTTCGGGACCACCCAAGGCAAGTTCCGGATGGTTTATCCATTCGCGGAACAGGCCACCGTGGTCACCGGTGAAGTGGTACTCACCGACGAAGCCACGGGCCAGAGCACCCGCTACAAGGCCGGCGACAGTTGGTTCGTGACCAAGGGCACGCCGGTGCTGTGGGAAGTGGTCAGCGAAAGTTTCGTCAAACACTACTTCGCGGTAGTCTGA
- a CDS encoding FAD-binding oxidoreductase — protein sequence MINIETPTYYTATKKYNLSFPTLEQDLEADVVVIGGGFSGINTALELAEKGVTNIVVLEARYLGFGGTGRNGGQIMAGIGHDLEKIKKDVGEDGLRQVFEISDLGADIIKDRIAKYDIDADFCHGYGYMGFNARQEKTLRAWEKDFKSINTKHEIRFLGGSDVQQIIGSKAYSSALLHMGGGHVHSLNLLLGEAKALVSHGVQIFENSPALEVSYGERITVRTGRGSVRASKLLWACDSFLNKLEPELHRSTINTYAFQTMTEPLSDELIQRISPIRGAYSDIRPVIDYYRVTHENRLLFGAATPLVEHIPQDLKAWNRRLMLKIFPYLKDVKIDLAWGGPMACSPNLFPQIGTLPGRSNAFFVQGYSGFGVTPSHIICKVLAEGMSEGSARYDLVSSIHRPTIIGKDAIRPLLLTAGKSWHQLSGYWNGRR from the coding sequence ATGATCAATATCGAAACGCCCACCTATTACACGGCCACCAAGAAGTACAACCTCAGCTTCCCCACCCTGGAACAGGACCTGGAAGCCGACGTCGTAGTCATTGGTGGCGGCTTCTCCGGCATCAATACCGCACTGGAGCTCGCCGAAAAAGGCGTCACCAATATCGTGGTGCTGGAGGCGCGTTACCTGGGGTTCGGCGGCACCGGGCGCAACGGCGGGCAGATCATGGCCGGCATCGGTCATGACCTGGAAAAAATCAAGAAGGACGTCGGTGAAGACGGCCTGCGCCAGGTCTTCGAGATCAGCGACCTGGGCGCGGACATCATCAAGGACCGCATCGCCAAGTACGACATCGATGCCGACTTCTGCCACGGTTACGGCTACATGGGTTTCAACGCTCGCCAGGAAAAAACCTTGCGGGCCTGGGAAAAAGACTTCAAGTCAATCAACACCAAGCACGAGATCCGCTTTCTCGGCGGCTCCGACGTGCAGCAGATCATTGGCTCCAAGGCCTACAGCAGCGCCTTGCTGCACATGGGCGGCGGGCATGTGCATTCGCTGAACCTGTTGCTGGGTGAAGCCAAGGCACTGGTCAGCCACGGCGTGCAGATTTTCGAGAACAGCCCGGCCCTGGAAGTCAGCTACGGCGAGCGCATCACCGTGCGGACCGGGCGCGGCTCGGTCAGGGCCAGCAAGCTGCTGTGGGCCTGCGACAGTTTCCTCAACAAATTGGAACCGGAGCTGCATCGCTCGACCATCAACACCTACGCCTTCCAGACGATGACCGAGCCGTTGTCGGACGAACTGATCCAGCGTATCAGCCCGATTCGTGGGGCCTACAGCGATATTCGCCCGGTGATCGACTACTACCGTGTTACCCATGAAAACCGCCTGCTGTTCGGCGCGGCCACACCGTTGGTGGAACACATTCCCCAAGACCTCAAGGCCTGGAACCGACGCCTGATGCTGAAGATTTTCCCGTACCTAAAGGACGTGAAGATCGACCTGGCATGGGGCGGCCCGATGGCGTGCAGCCCGAACCTGTTCCCGCAAATTGGCACCCTGCCTGGGCGCAGCAACGCGTTTTTCGTCCAGGGCTACTCAGGTTTTGGCGTCACCCCGAGCCACATCATCTGCAAAGTGTTGGCCGAAGGCATGAGCGAAGGCTCGGCGCGCTACGATCTGGTCAGCTCGATCCATCGCCCCACCATCATCGGCAAAGACGCCATCCGCCCACTGCTGCTGACCGCCGGCAAGTCCTGGCATCAGCTGTCGGGTTACTGGAACGGCCGTCGCTGA
- a CDS encoding p-hydroxyphenylacetate 3-hydroxylase oxygenase component codes for MKKPNPLLEDLKPILPVIAANAFQAEKDRTVPAENIALLKSIGMHRAFQPRQYGGMEISLPQFADCIALLAGACASTAWAMSLLCTHSHQLAMFPAKTQQEVWGDDPDATASSSIAPFGRTEEVEGGVMFSGEMGWSSGCDHAEWAIMGFRRKNAEGTQDYCFAVLPRSDYEIRDDWFAVGMRGSGSKTLIVDNAFVPEHRIQKAKDMMEGKSGGFGLYPDSKIFYSPYRPYFASGFSTVSLGVAERMLDVFREKTRTRVRAYTGAAVGAATPALMRLAESTHQVAAARAFLEKTWQEHADHGERHEYPSRETLAFWRTNQGYATKMCIQAVDRLMEAAGGGAWFETNELQRLFRDAHLTGAHAYTDYDVCAQILGRELMGLEPDPTMV; via the coding sequence ATGAAAAAGCCAAATCCGCTGCTCGAAGACCTCAAGCCCATCCTGCCGGTCATTGCCGCCAATGCCTTCCAGGCGGAAAAGGACCGTACCGTACCTGCCGAGAATATAGCCTTGCTCAAAAGTATCGGCATGCACCGCGCTTTCCAGCCGAGGCAGTACGGTGGCATGGAGATTTCCCTTCCGCAGTTCGCCGATTGCATCGCGCTGCTGGCCGGCGCCTGCGCCAGCACCGCCTGGGCCATGAGTCTGTTGTGCACCCACAGCCATCAATTGGCAATGTTCCCGGCCAAGACCCAGCAGGAAGTCTGGGGCGATGATCCCGATGCCACCGCCAGCAGCAGCATTGCGCCTTTTGGCCGCACCGAGGAAGTCGAGGGCGGCGTGATGTTCAGCGGCGAAATGGGCTGGAGCAGCGGCTGCGACCACGCCGAGTGGGCGATCATGGGGTTTCGCCGCAAAAATGCCGAGGGTACCCAGGACTATTGCTTCGCGGTGTTGCCTCGCAGCGATTATGAAATCCGCGATGACTGGTTCGCGGTGGGCATGCGCGGCAGTGGCAGCAAGACGTTGATCGTCGACAACGCTTTTGTGCCGGAGCACCGCATCCAGAAAGCCAAGGACATGATGGAAGGCAAATCCGGCGGGTTTGGGCTGTACCCCGACAGCAAGATTTTCTACTCGCCGTATCGCCCGTATTTCGCCAGTGGTTTCTCCACGGTCAGCCTGGGTGTGGCGGAACGCATGCTGGACGTTTTTCGTGAGAAAACCCGGACCCGCGTGCGGGCCTACACGGGCGCTGCGGTGGGTGCGGCAACACCGGCGCTGATGCGTCTGGCCGAGTCTACGCATCAAGTCGCGGCGGCCCGGGCGTTCCTGGAGAAAACCTGGCAGGAGCACGCCGACCACGGTGAACGCCACGAATACCCCAGCCGGGAAACCCTGGCGTTCTGGCGAACCAACCAGGGTTATGCCACCAAAATGTGCATCCAGGCGGTGGATCGCCTGATGGAAGCCGCCGGTGGCGGCGCCTGGTTCGAGACCAACGAACTGCAACGGCTGTTCCGCGATGCCCACCTGACCGGCGCTCATGCCTACACCGACTACGACGTCTGCGCGCAGATTCTTGGGCGTGAGTTGATGGGCCTGGAGCCCGACCCCACCATGGTGTGA
- a CDS encoding p-hydroxyphenylacetate 3-hydroxylase reductase component, with the protein MSSVCDTAFDTRAFRRALGNFATGVTVVTAATEDGRKVGVTANSFNSVSLDPPLILWSIDKRSSSHGVFEAASHFAVNVLAADQIDLSNNFARPKEDRFAEIEFEAGEGGAPVFVDCAARFHCEKYQQVDGGDHWIMVGKVVAFDDFGRSPLLYHQGAYSMVLPHTRMTRREEGQSPSSHFQGRLSHNLYYLMTQALRAYQASYQPRQLSTGLRTSEARMLMVLENDAGLNMTDLQREVAMPVREIEEAVANLKRKGLVADEGDRVRLTVKGIDETEGLWGIAKEQQDKVFGQFSEEQIEHFKQVLKGVIKGA; encoded by the coding sequence ATGTCTAGTGTTTGTGATACCGCTTTCGACACCCGCGCGTTCCGCCGGGCCCTGGGTAACTTTGCCACCGGGGTCACCGTGGTCACCGCCGCTACTGAAGATGGCCGCAAGGTCGGCGTGACCGCCAACAGCTTCAACTCGGTTTCCCTAGACCCGCCGCTGATCCTCTGGAGCATCGACAAACGCTCCAGCAGTCATGGCGTGTTCGAAGCGGCCAGCCATTTTGCGGTGAACGTGCTTGCCGCCGACCAGATCGACCTGTCGAACAACTTCGCACGACCCAAGGAAGATCGGTTCGCCGAGATCGAATTCGAGGCCGGCGAAGGTGGCGCCCCAGTGTTCGTGGACTGCGCGGCGCGTTTTCATTGTGAGAAATACCAGCAGGTCGACGGTGGCGATCACTGGATCATGGTCGGCAAGGTGGTGGCCTTTGATGACTTCGGACGTTCGCCGTTGCTCTATCACCAGGGTGCCTACTCCATGGTCTTGCCCCACACTCGCATGACTCGGCGGGAAGAGGGGCAATCTCCCAGCAGTCACTTTCAGGGGCGCCTTAGCCACAACTTGTATTACCTGATGACCCAGGCGCTACGGGCCTATCAGGCCAGTTACCAGCCGCGCCAGCTATCGACCGGGTTGCGCACCAGCGAAGCGCGGATGTTGATGGTGTTGGAGAATGATGCAGGGCTGAACATGACCGATCTGCAACGGGAGGTGGCCATGCCGGTGCGCGAAATCGAAGAGGCCGTGGCCAATCTCAAGCGCAAAGGGCTGGTGGCCGATGAAGGCGATCGGGTGCGTCTCACCGTCAAAGGCATCGACGAAACCGAAGGGCTTTGGGGGATTGCCAAGGAACAGCAGGACAAGGTGTTCGGCCAGTTCAGCGAGGAACAGATCGAGCATTTCAAGCAAGTGCTCAAGGGTGTGATCAAAGGCGCTTGA
- the hpaR gene encoding homoprotocatechuate degradation operon regulator HpaR: protein MPKPRQSLTLTLLQAREAAMGFFRPSLNQHGLTEQQWRVIRILSQHDELEINRLAELACILKPSMTGVLVRMEAAGMVVRRKAEQDQRRVLVRLAPQGQACFDSMSQSMEENYQRLQGKLGEEKLQTLLGLLNDLKTIKR from the coding sequence ATGCCCAAACCGCGCCAATCCTTGACCCTGACCCTGCTACAGGCCCGTGAAGCGGCCATGGGGTTTTTCCGGCCTTCCCTCAATCAACACGGTTTGACCGAACAGCAATGGCGGGTCATCCGTATTCTCAGCCAGCACGATGAGCTGGAGATCAATCGCCTGGCCGAGCTGGCCTGCATCCTCAAGCCCAGCATGACCGGCGTGCTGGTGCGCATGGAAGCGGCGGGCATGGTCGTGCGGCGCAAGGCCGAACAGGATCAACGCCGGGTGCTGGTGCGCCTGGCACCGCAAGGGCAGGCATGCTTCGACTCGATGAGCCAGAGCATGGAAGAGAATTACCAGCGCTTGCAGGGGAAGCTGGGGGAGGAAAAGCTGCAGACCTTGCTGGGGTTGCTCAATGATTTGAAGACGATCAAGCGCTGA
- the hpaI gene encoding 4-hydroxy-2-oxoheptanedioate aldolase: MDMPINTFKQRLCSGEAQIGLWLGLADAYCAELAANAGFDWLLIDGEHAPNDLRTLLGQLQAVAPYPSQPVIRPVIGDTALIKQVLDIGVQTLLVPMVESAEQARELVRAIHYPPHGVRGVGSALARASRWNSIPGYLDKADEQMCLLVQIESREGLANLDAIAAVDGVDGVFIGPADLSASMGFRGNPGHPDVQAAIEDAIARIRQAGKAAGILSADEKLARRYIELGAAFVAVGVDTTVLMRGLQTLAATFKDVAKPAASGVY; the protein is encoded by the coding sequence ATGGACATGCCTATCAATACGTTCAAACAACGCCTGTGCAGCGGCGAAGCGCAGATTGGCCTGTGGCTGGGCCTGGCCGACGCCTACTGCGCCGAACTGGCCGCCAACGCCGGCTTCGACTGGCTGTTGATCGATGGCGAACACGCGCCCAACGACCTGCGCACGCTGCTCGGCCAGCTCCAGGCCGTGGCGCCCTACCCCAGCCAGCCAGTGATCCGCCCGGTCATTGGCGACACCGCGTTGATCAAGCAAGTGCTCGACATCGGCGTGCAAACCCTGTTGGTGCCGATGGTGGAAAGCGCCGAGCAGGCCCGCGAACTGGTGCGCGCCATCCACTACCCGCCCCACGGTGTGCGCGGCGTCGGCAGCGCGCTGGCCCGGGCGTCGCGCTGGAACAGCATCCCCGGCTATCTCGACAAGGCCGACGAACAGATGTGCCTACTGGTGCAGATCGAAAGCCGCGAAGGCCTGGCCAACCTGGATGCCATTGCGGCGGTGGACGGTGTGGATGGGGTCTTCATTGGCCCGGCGGACCTGAGCGCGTCCATGGGCTTTCGCGGCAACCCCGGCCATCCGGATGTGCAAGCGGCCATCGAGGACGCTATCGCCCGCATCCGCCAGGCCGGCAAAGCCGCAGGGATTCTCAGCGCCGATGAAAAACTGGCCCGGCGCTACATCGAACTCGGCGCGGCGTTCGTGGCGGTGGGGGTGGATACGACCGTGTTGATGCGGGGTTTACAGACCCTGGCGGCGACGTTCAAGGACGTAGCGAAGCCAGCGGCGAGCGGCGTGTATTGA
- the hpaH gene encoding 2-oxo-hept-4-ene-1,7-dioate hydratase yields MLDQRLIQQAAARLDHAERSREQVRQFSLDHPEITLDDAYAIQRAWVAQKIKDGRKLVGHKIGLTSRAMQVSSNITEPDYGALLDDMFFDEGTDIPFERFIVPRVEVELAFILGKPLKGPNVTLFDVLDATEWVIPALEIIDARIQQLDPQTKATRKVFDTISDNAANAGVVMGGRAVRPTEIDLRKVPAVLYRNGVIEESGVSAAVLNHPAKGVAWLANKLAAYDVTLQPGQIILGGSFTRPVAANPGDTFHVDYDMLGSIACRFV; encoded by the coding sequence ATGCTCGATCAACGTCTTATTCAACAAGCCGCCGCCCGCCTCGACCACGCCGAGCGCTCGCGGGAGCAGGTCCGCCAGTTTTCCCTGGATCACCCAGAAATCACCCTCGATGATGCCTATGCCATCCAGCGCGCCTGGGTGGCGCAAAAGATCAAGGACGGCCGCAAGCTGGTCGGCCACAAGATCGGCCTGACCTCGCGCGCCATGCAGGTTTCGTCGAACATCACCGAGCCGGACTACGGCGCACTGCTGGACGATATGTTCTTCGACGAAGGCACCGACATTCCGTTCGAGCGCTTCATCGTGCCCCGGGTGGAAGTGGAGCTGGCATTCATCCTTGGCAAGCCGTTGAAAGGCCCGAACGTGACTCTGTTCGACGTGCTCGACGCCACTGAATGGGTGATCCCGGCACTGGAAATCATCGATGCACGCATCCAGCAGCTCGATCCGCAGACCAAGGCGACCCGCAAGGTCTTCGACACCATTTCCGACAACGCGGCCAACGCTGGCGTGGTCATGGGCGGTCGCGCGGTGCGTCCCACCGAGATCGACCTGCGCAAGGTGCCGGCGGTGCTCTACCGCAACGGCGTGATCGAAGAGTCCGGCGTCTCGGCGGCGGTGCTCAATCACCCGGCCAAAGGCGTGGCCTGGCTGGCGAACAAACTGGCAGCCTACGACGTGACGTTGCAGCCAGGGCAAATCATCCTCGGTGGGTCCTTCACCCGCCCTGTGGCGGCCAATCCTGGCGACACCTTCCATGTCGACTACGACATGCTCGGTTCCATCGCTTGCCGTTTCGTCTGA
- a CDS encoding MFS transporter: MSTANTADTVGTVAHDRTHATITWRLMPLLLVCYLFAHLDRINIGFAKMQMSADLQFSDTVYGFGAGLFFIAYALFGVPSNMALDRVGPRRWIATLMVVWGALSTGMFLIDSAAGFYVLRFLLGVAEAGFFPGILVFLNRWYPARRRAQVTALFAIAVPMAGVIGGPLSGGILEHFHEVGGLRGWQWMFVIEGLPVILLGLVVLKCLPDSFETVNWLTPSAKQQLREQLSVEEQRKSITSFSAILNNPQVWLLVAVYFAVMLAVNTLAFWMPTLIHGAGIGSDGQVGLLSAVPYLAGCFFMIGCGRSSDRHRERRWHLCVPLLMAAAGIAVAGLSPTDPTLVLAGLIVAGMGASAALPMFWQLPPAFLSNSTQAAGIALISSFGSIASFFAPYLIGWMRDTTQSASLALYVLALFIALGGLLVLRTRAAIVNPQ; the protein is encoded by the coding sequence ATGAGCACAGCCAATACCGCTGACACTGTCGGCACCGTCGCGCACGACCGCACCCACGCCACCATCACCTGGCGGCTGATGCCGCTGCTGCTGGTCTGCTACCTCTTTGCCCACCTGGACCGCATCAATATCGGCTTCGCCAAGATGCAGATGAGCGCCGACCTGCAGTTCAGCGACACGGTCTACGGCTTCGGTGCCGGCCTGTTCTTCATCGCCTATGCGCTGTTTGGCGTGCCGAGCAACATGGCCCTGGACCGGGTCGGTCCACGGCGCTGGATCGCCACGCTGATGGTGGTCTGGGGGGCCTTGTCCACCGGCATGTTCCTCATCGACAGCGCCGCCGGTTTCTACGTATTGCGCTTTCTGCTGGGGGTGGCCGAGGCCGGTTTCTTCCCGGGCATCCTGGTCTTTCTCAACCGCTGGTACCCGGCCCGGCGCCGGGCCCAGGTGACCGCGCTGTTCGCCATTGCCGTGCCGATGGCCGGAGTAATCGGCGGGCCGTTGTCGGGGGGCATTCTGGAGCACTTCCATGAGGTTGGCGGCCTGCGGGGCTGGCAGTGGATGTTCGTCATCGAAGGGCTGCCGGTGATCCTCCTCGGCTTGGTCGTACTCAAGTGCCTGCCGGACAGTTTCGAGACGGTCAACTGGCTGACGCCCAGTGCCAAGCAGCAACTGCGCGAACAGCTGAGTGTTGAGGAACAGCGCAAATCCATTACCTCGTTCTCGGCGATCCTCAACAACCCGCAGGTCTGGTTGCTGGTGGCGGTGTACTTCGCCGTCATGCTGGCGGTCAATACCCTGGCTTTCTGGATGCCCACCTTGATTCACGGCGCCGGCATCGGCAGCGACGGCCAGGTCGGGCTGCTCAGCGCCGTGCCCTACCTGGCCGGCTGCTTCTTCATGATCGGCTGTGGGCGTTCCTCCGACCGCCACCGTGAACGCCGCTGGCACCTGTGTGTGCCGCTGTTGATGGCGGCGGCGGGCATTGCCGTCGCCGGGCTCTCGCCCACCGACCCGACCCTGGTGCTGGCGGGCCTGATTGTCGCCGGGATGGGCGCCAGCGCTGCCTTGCCGATGTTCTGGCAACTGCCGCCAGCCTTCCTGTCCAACAGCACCCAGGCCGCCGGCATTGCCCTGATCAGTTCCTTCGGCAGCATCGCCTCATTCTTCGCGCCCTACCTGATCGGCTGGATGCGTGACACCACCCAGAGCGCCAGCCTGGCGCTTTATGTGCTGGCGCTGTTCATCGCCCTTGGCGGCCTGCTGGTGCTGCGTACCCGAGCCGCCATCGTCAACCCTCAATAA
- a CDS encoding 5-carboxymethyl-2-hydroxymuconate isomerase codes for MPHFIAEYTDNIEQQADLPGLFEKIHAVLDDSGVFPLGGIRSRGVRLDTWRMADGKHDYAFVHMTLKVGHGRDLATRQKVAEKLFEVITVHFAELQAQRLLALSFEMIELHEQLNFKANNVHAFLKAQTS; via the coding sequence ATGCCCCATTTCATCGCTGAATACACCGACAACATCGAACAACAGGCCGATCTGCCCGGCCTGTTTGAAAAGATTCACGCCGTGCTGGACGACAGCGGCGTGTTTCCCCTGGGTGGCATCCGCAGCCGTGGCGTGCGCCTGGACACCTGGCGCATGGCCGACGGCAAGCACGACTACGCCTTCGTGCACATGACCTTGAAAGTCGGCCATGGTCGCGACTTGGCCACCCGCCAGAAAGTCGCAGAAAAACTCTTCGAGGTGATCACCGTGCACTTCGCCGAACTTCAGGCCCAGCGCCTGCTGGCGCTGTCGTTCGAAATGATCGAACTGCACGAGCAACTCAACTTCAAGGCCAACAACGTCCATGCCTTTCTCAAGGCCCAGACGAGTTAA
- the hpaD gene encoding 3,4-dihydroxyphenylacetate 2,3-dioxygenase, with product MGEVVLAAKICHVPSMYLSELPGKHHGCRAAAIAGHKEIGRRARELGADTAVVFDVHWLVNSAYHVNSGEQFKGTYTSNELPHFIKNMEYEYSGAPELGELIAAEANAADVRTLAHNIPSLELEYGTLVPMRYMHMDVPQEQKFNVVSIAAWCAWHRLQDSFTFGAAVRRAIEKSDRKVLVLASGSLSHRFSDDRNAEANIHNWTREFDKQVDLHVVDMWRQGRWKEFCAMLPDYAEHCFGEGKMHDTAMLLGLLGGPDYDKPAEIITEPFGSSGTGQINAIFPV from the coding sequence ATGGGCGAAGTCGTCCTGGCTGCGAAAATCTGCCACGTTCCCTCGATGTACCTGTCGGAGCTGCCCGGCAAGCACCATGGCTGCCGTGCAGCCGCGATTGCCGGCCACAAGGAAATCGGTCGTCGCGCCCGTGAGCTGGGCGCCGACACCGCCGTGGTGTTCGACGTGCATTGGCTGGTCAACAGCGCCTATCACGTCAACAGTGGCGAACAATTCAAAGGCACCTACACCAGCAACGAGCTGCCGCACTTCATCAAGAACATGGAGTACGAATACTCGGGCGCCCCGGAACTGGGCGAGTTGATCGCCGCCGAAGCCAATGCCGCCGACGTGCGCACCCTGGCCCACAACATCCCGAGCCTTGAGCTGGAATACGGCACCCTGGTGCCCATGCGCTACATGCACATGGACGTCCCGCAGGAACAGAAATTCAACGTCGTATCCATTGCCGCCTGGTGCGCCTGGCACCGCCTGCAAGACAGCTTCACCTTCGGCGCCGCCGTGCGCCGGGCCATCGAGAAAAGCGATCGCAAGGTGCTGGTACTGGCCTCCGGTTCACTGTCGCACCGCTTCTCCGATGATCGCAATGCCGAAGCCAACATCCATAACTGGACCCGAGAGTTCGACAAACAGGTCGACCTGCACGTCGTGGACATGTGGCGCCAGGGCCGTTGGAAAGAGTTCTGCGCAATGCTCCCGGACTACGCCGAACACTGCTTCGGCGAAGGCAAGATGCATGACACCGCGATGTTGCTGGGGCTGCTAGGCGGGCCGGACTACGACAAGCCTGCCGAAATCATCACCGAGCCTTTCGGCAGCTCCGGCACCGGCCAGATCAACGCCATTTTTCCAGTCTGA
- the hpaE gene encoding 5-carboxymethyl-2-hydroxymuconate semialdehyde dehydrogenase, protein MIKHWINGREVESEDVFINYNPATGEAIGEVASGGAEEVAQAVAAAKDAFPKWANTPAKERARLMRKLGELIEQNVPKLAELETLDTGLPIHQTKNVLIPRASHNFDFFAEVCTRMDGHTYPVDDQMLNYTLYQPVGVCALVSPWNVPFMTATWKTAPCLALGNTAVLKMSELSPLTANELGRLAVEAGIPNGVLNVIQGYGATAGDALVRHPDVRAISFTGGTATGKKIMQTAGLKKYSMELGGKSPVLIFEDADLDRALDAALFTIFSLNGERCTAGSRIFIQESVYPQFVAEFAARAKRLIVGDPQDPKTQVGSMITQAHYDKVTGYIKIGLEEGATLLAGGLERPANLPAHLSRGQFIQPTVFADVNNKMRIAQEEIFGPVVCLIPFKDEAEALQLANDTEYGLASYIWTQDIGKAHRLAHGIEAGMVFINSQNVRDLRQPFGGVKGSGTGREGGQYSFEVFAEIKNVCISMGSHHIPRWGG, encoded by the coding sequence ATGATCAAACACTGGATCAACGGCCGCGAGGTCGAAAGCGAAGACGTATTCATCAACTACAACCCGGCCACGGGCGAAGCCATCGGCGAAGTCGCCAGCGGCGGTGCCGAAGAAGTTGCCCAGGCCGTAGCCGCCGCCAAGGATGCCTTTCCAAAATGGGCCAATACGCCCGCCAAGGAACGCGCCCGGTTGATGCGCAAGCTCGGTGAACTGATCGAGCAGAACGTGCCGAAACTGGCCGAACTGGAAACCCTAGACACGGGCTTGCCAATTCACCAGACCAAGAACGTGCTGATCCCACGGGCCTCCCATAACTTCGACTTCTTCGCCGAAGTCTGCACCCGCATGGACGGCCATACTTATCCGGTCGACGACCAGATGCTCAATTACACCCTGTACCAACCGGTGGGTGTCTGCGCGTTGGTCTCGCCCTGGAACGTGCCATTCATGACCGCGACCTGGAAGACCGCGCCGTGCCTGGCCCTGGGCAACACCGCCGTGCTGAAGATGTCCGAGTTGTCGCCCCTGACCGCCAACGAACTGGGGCGTCTGGCCGTCGAGGCCGGCATTCCCAACGGTGTGTTGAACGTGATCCAGGGCTACGGTGCCACGGCCGGCGATGCGTTGGTGCGTCACCCGGATGTGCGGGCGATTTCCTTCACCGGCGGCACCGCCACCGGCAAGAAAATCATGCAGACCGCCGGGCTGAAAAAGTACTCGATGGAACTCGGCGGCAAGTCGCCGGTGCTGATTTTCGAAGACGCCGACCTTGATCGCGCCCTCGACGCGGCGCTGTTCACCATCTTCTCCCTCAACGGCGAGCGCTGCACCGCCGGCAGCCGGATCTTCATCCAGGAAAGCGTCTACCCGCAGTTCGTCGCCGAGTTTGCCGCTCGCGCCAAGCGTCTGATCGTTGGTGATCCCCAGGACCCGAAAACCCAGGTCGGTTCGATGATCACCCAGGCCCACTACGACAAGGTCACCGGCTACATCAAGATCGGCCTCGAAGAAGGCGCCACCCTCCTGGCCGGTGGCCTGGAACGCCCGGCCAACCTGCCGGCGCATCTGAGCCGCGGCCAGTTCATCCAGCCGACGGTGTTCGCCGATGTGAACAACAAGATGCGCATCGCCCAGGAAGAAATCTTCGGCCCGGTGGTGTGCCTGATCCCGTTCAAGGACGAAGCCGAAGCCTTGCAACTGGCCAACGACACCGAGTATGGCCTGGCCTCGTACATCTGGACCCAGGACATCGGCAAGGCCCATCGCCTGGCCCATGGTATCGAGGCCGGCATGGTCTTCATCAACAGCCAGAACGTGCGCGACCTGCGCCAGCCTTTCGGCGGCGTGAAGGGTTCCGGAACCGGTCGCGAAGGTGGACAGTACAGCTTTGAAGTGTTCGCTGAGATCAAGAACGTGTGCATTTCCATGGGCAGCCATCACATTCCGCGGTGGGGGGGGTAA